The following are encoded in a window of Lichenicola cladoniae genomic DNA:
- a CDS encoding D-alanyl-D-alanine carboxypeptidase family protein, with protein MAPGSKDHGLSSQARGRVGIKARLLTAVAGVPIWCGVVFLGVSLAPNAAHAQYVGQLSTFIMDANTGAVLQQSNPDLQRYPASLTKLMTLYLAFDALRQNRISLDQAVPVSSHAASMEPSKLDLVPGSYVTVEQAILGLVTKSANDAACALGELLAQGDEQQFAQMMTQKARSLGMSNTTFRNASGLPDSEQVSTARDFATLTRHLILDFPDQYHYFSVPAFMFHGREVMNHDPMLQIYPGADGLKTGYTVDAGRNLVTSAVHGNVRLIGVVLGARTNPQRSAVMADLLDQGFAQEGVPVMARPIIRGRRTPLMLAADSVGDDRPATAVVHRAHSGRHMVRLRGGRVVMRMAASHAPGAAGGHAGHGPRVHLTGARVHLTGATAAAPRHHSHSRSRFQKG; from the coding sequence ATGGCGCCAGGTTCGAAGGATCATGGCCTGTCCAGTCAGGCGCGAGGTCGTGTGGGTATCAAAGCCCGGCTGCTCACGGCGGTTGCGGGCGTTCCGATCTGGTGCGGCGTCGTCTTTCTTGGCGTCTCCCTAGCTCCTAACGCGGCGCATGCGCAGTATGTCGGGCAGTTGAGCACCTTCATCATGGACGCCAACACCGGCGCCGTGCTGCAGCAATCGAACCCGGACCTGCAGCGCTATCCCGCCAGTCTGACTAAGCTGATGACCCTTTATCTCGCCTTCGATGCGTTGCGGCAGAACCGCATCTCGCTCGACCAGGCGGTGCCGGTTTCGAGCCATGCTGCATCGATGGAGCCGTCGAAGCTCGATCTGGTGCCTGGCAGCTACGTTACCGTCGAGCAGGCGATCCTCGGGCTGGTCACGAAGTCGGCCAACGACGCCGCCTGCGCACTGGGCGAACTCCTGGCACAGGGAGACGAGCAGCAGTTTGCGCAAATGATGACCCAGAAGGCGCGGTCGCTCGGCATGAGCAACACCACCTTCCGTAACGCGTCGGGTCTGCCTGACTCCGAGCAGGTATCGACCGCCCGCGATTTCGCGACGCTGACACGCCACCTAATTCTCGATTTCCCTGACCAGTACCATTACTTCTCGGTGCCAGCCTTCATGTTCCATGGCCGCGAAGTCATGAATCACGACCCGATGCTCCAGATCTACCCCGGCGCCGACGGCCTCAAGACCGGCTACACGGTCGATGCCGGGCGCAACCTGGTGACATCGGCAGTGCATGGGAACGTCCGGCTGATCGGCGTCGTGCTGGGTGCCCGTACCAACCCGCAGCGCAGCGCCGTCATGGCGGACCTGCTCGATCAGGGCTTCGCGCAGGAAGGCGTGCCGGTCATGGCGCGTCCGATCATCCGAGGCCGGCGGACGCCGCTGATGCTCGCCGCCGACAGCGTCGGAGACGATCGACCCGCGACTGCCGTCGTGCACAGGGCGCATTCGGGTCGCCACATGGTCCGCCTGCGGGGTGGCCGCGTGGTCATGCGCATGGCGGCGTCTCATGCTCCTGGTGCCGCCGGCGGCCATGCGGGGCACGGGCCGCGCGTCCACCTGACCGGCGCCCGCGTTCATCTGACCGGAGCGACCGCCGCTGCCCCGCGCCATCACTCCCACTCGCGGAGCCGTTTCCAGAAGGGCTGA
- the map gene encoding type I methionyl aminopeptidase — MDGEADGRRIIIHSEADFEGMRVAGRLAAETLDMITPHVRVGVTTGELDRIIHDYTLERGAIPATLNYRGYPKSSCISINHVVCHGIPGERRLLDGDVLNIDVTSIVDGWFGDSSRMYTAGTVSRRAAMLIDVTYQSLMRGLAMVKPGKTLGDVGHTIQAYVEAQRFSVVRDFCGHGIGRQFHEPPNILHFGRSGEGPIIRPGMFFTVEPMVNAGRPDVKVLDDGWTAVTRDRSLSAQFEHMIGVTEEGCEIFTLSPAGLNKPPYADAA; from the coding sequence ATGGACGGCGAAGCAGACGGACGTCGGATAATCATCCACTCCGAGGCGGATTTCGAAGGCATGCGCGTCGCAGGCCGGCTCGCGGCCGAGACGCTGGACATGATCACGCCGCATGTCCGAGTGGGAGTGACCACCGGCGAACTCGACCGGATCATCCATGACTACACGCTCGAACGGGGCGCGATCCCGGCCACCCTGAACTACCGCGGATATCCGAAATCGTCCTGCATCTCGATCAACCATGTCGTCTGCCACGGCATCCCCGGCGAGCGCCGGTTGCTGGACGGCGACGTCCTGAACATCGACGTCACCTCGATCGTGGATGGCTGGTTCGGCGATAGCAGCCGGATGTACACCGCCGGTACCGTCTCCCGCCGGGCCGCCATGCTGATCGACGTGACCTACCAGTCGCTGATGCGCGGGCTGGCCATGGTGAAGCCCGGCAAGACGCTCGGCGACGTCGGCCATACCATCCAGGCTTATGTCGAAGCCCAGCGCTTCTCGGTGGTGCGCGATTTCTGCGGCCACGGCATCGGCCGGCAGTTCCACGAGCCTCCCAACATCCTGCATTTCGGCCGGTCGGGCGAGGGTCCGATCATTCGCCCGGGCATGTTCTTCACCGTCGAGCCAATGGTCAATGCCGGCCGGCCGGACGTGAAGGTGCTCGATGACGGCTGGACAGCGGTGACCCGCGACCGCAGCCTTTCGGCACAATTCGAGCATATGATCGGCGTGACCGAGGAGGGCTGCGAGATATTCACCCTGTCGCCTGCGGGCCTGAACAAGCCGCCATACGCGGACGCTGCATGA
- the ggt gene encoding gamma-glutamyltransferase yields the protein MTRSSVSLAVALAASLAISPILPALAQSGRPAGAPATVKAGGWEGAPDPLAFGPASHAGHPVSMFGTHGMVVTAHALASQVGAKILAQGGNAVDAAVAVAYALAVVYPAAGNLGGGGFMTLRQPDGTALFLDFREHAPLAATETMYQDPSGNVVPGLSENGWKAVAVPGTVAGMDEALTRWGHLKRAVVMAPAIRLARDGYVLGAGDVMLLHTGTAGFARDPDAARIFLHPDGTPYQVGDRLVQADLAHTLEQISAHGATAFYRGPIAAEIVAASRKGSGIIEQADLTGYHTRTMAPITCTYRGYTVDTAPPPSGGGVAICEILNILDGDDLHGLGLRSVAGVQRQVEAMRRAYADRQNLGDPAFVTDPVARLIDPAYAAEIRKDTPTDHATPSAALVPLDAQPVGAKPAEKAETTHFSIIDRQGRAISMTYTLNGWFGAKVVAGRTGVMMNDEMDDFSTKPGSPNMYGLVGSKANAVAPGKTPLSSMSPTILSRNGKVVMVIGSPGGSRIPTITLEAILAVVDGGQTIADAVNMPRIHEQWTPDAIEAEAGALSPDVVSKLQAMGYTIKPHENWGAAEGILVGGPSLSQAGSIGTPTGYYGGLDLRHPGGAAVGY from the coding sequence ATGACGCGCTCGTCCGTTTCCCTCGCAGTCGCGCTGGCTGCGTCTCTGGCGATATCGCCGATCCTGCCGGCCCTGGCCCAGTCCGGGAGACCGGCAGGCGCTCCTGCCACGGTCAAGGCAGGAGGCTGGGAAGGTGCCCCGGATCCGCTCGCATTCGGCCCGGCCTCGCACGCTGGGCATCCGGTCTCCATGTTCGGCACGCATGGAATGGTGGTGACGGCGCACGCGCTTGCATCGCAGGTCGGGGCGAAGATCCTGGCCCAGGGTGGCAATGCGGTCGATGCGGCGGTCGCGGTCGCCTATGCGCTCGCCGTCGTCTATCCGGCCGCGGGCAATCTCGGCGGCGGCGGGTTCATGACCCTGCGCCAGCCCGATGGAACCGCGCTGTTCCTCGATTTCCGCGAGCATGCACCGCTGGCTGCCACCGAGACGATGTACCAGGACCCCAGCGGCAACGTCGTACCCGGCCTGTCCGAGAACGGGTGGAAGGCCGTCGCCGTACCCGGAACCGTCGCCGGCATGGACGAGGCACTGACACGCTGGGGTCACCTGAAACGCGCCGTGGTCATGGCGCCGGCGATCAGGCTGGCGCGGGATGGCTACGTGCTCGGCGCCGGCGACGTGATGCTGCTGCACACCGGCACCGCGGGATTTGCCCGCGACCCCGATGCCGCACGCATCTTCCTGCATCCGGACGGCACGCCGTACCAGGTCGGCGACAGGCTGGTGCAGGCCGACCTGGCGCACACCCTCGAGCAGATCAGCGCGCACGGGGCGACCGCCTTCTATCGCGGTCCGATCGCCGCCGAAATCGTGGCGGCCAGCCGTAAGGGTAGCGGCATCATCGAACAGGCCGACCTGACCGGCTACCACACCCGTACCATGGCCCCGATTACCTGCACCTATCGCGGCTATACGGTCGATACCGCACCGCCCCCGAGCGGTGGCGGCGTTGCGATCTGCGAGATCCTCAACATCCTGGACGGGGACGATCTGCACGGTCTCGGGCTGCGCAGCGTGGCCGGCGTACAGCGGCAGGTCGAGGCCATGCGGCGCGCCTACGCCGACCGCCAGAATTTGGGCGACCCGGCATTCGTGACCGATCCCGTGGCCCGGCTGATCGACCCCGCCTATGCGGCAGAGATCCGGAAGGACACGCCGACCGACCACGCGACGCCCTCGGCCGCACTGGTTCCGCTCGATGCCCAGCCAGTCGGGGCCAAGCCGGCCGAGAAAGCCGAGACGACCCACTTCTCGATCATCGACCGGCAGGGCAGGGCGATATCGATGACCTACACGCTGAACGGCTGGTTCGGCGCGAAGGTCGTCGCCGGCCGGACCGGCGTCATGATGAACGACGAGATGGACGATTTCTCCACCAAGCCGGGCTCTCCCAATATGTATGGGCTGGTCGGGTCGAAGGCGAACGCGGTTGCACCCGGCAAGACGCCTCTGTCGTCGATGTCGCCCACCATCCTGTCCAGAAACGGCAAGGTGGTGATGGTCATCGGCAGCCCGGGCGGTTCGCGCATCCCGACCATCACGCTGGAAGCGATCCTGGCGGTGGTGGATGGCGGCCAGACCATCGCCGACGCCGTAAACATGCCGCGGATCCACGAGCAGTGGACGCCGGACGCGATCGAGGCCGAGGCCGGCGCACTCTCGCCCGACGTGGTGAGCAAGCTCCAGGCCATGGGCTACACGATCAAGCCGCACGAGAACTGGGGTGCTGCCGAAGGTATCCTGGTCGGCGGTCCGTCCCTGAGCCAGGCAGGCTCGATCGGCACACCGACGGGCTACTACGGCGGCCTCGATCTCCGTCATCCGGGCGGGGCCGCGGTCGGCTACTAA
- a CDS encoding YjbE family putative metal transport protein (Members of this highly hydrophobic protein family,regularly are found preceded by the yybP-ykoY manganese riboswitch (see RF00080). A metal cation transport function is proposed.), translated as MPIPHHLLPQLLDLLQVLVIDVTLAGDNAVVVGLAVMGLPPRQRKRAMLFGIAAATVIRIALATVAMKLLAIVGLMLAGGLLLLWVCWRMYRELRSQIRAGHDPAAVERIVPGAMRRAIVRIVLADLSMSLDNVLAVAGAAGQHVWVLVTGLAVSVLLMGAAATIVAKLLERYRWIAWIGLLIVLGVSVELIFKGSHEVLNHMT; from the coding sequence ATGCCGATCCCGCATCACCTGCTGCCGCAACTGCTCGACCTGCTGCAGGTCCTGGTCATCGACGTCACCCTGGCCGGCGACAATGCGGTGGTTGTCGGGCTGGCGGTGATGGGGTTGCCGCCGCGCCAGCGGAAGCGCGCGATGCTGTTCGGGATCGCCGCAGCCACGGTGATCCGCATTGCCCTGGCGACCGTTGCGATGAAGCTGCTGGCGATCGTCGGGCTGATGCTGGCCGGCGGGTTGCTGCTGCTCTGGGTGTGCTGGCGCATGTACCGGGAGTTGCGCAGCCAGATCCGCGCAGGCCACGATCCCGCTGCCGTCGAGCGGATCGTGCCGGGTGCGATGCGCCGGGCCATCGTGCGGATCGTTCTCGCCGACCTGTCGATGAGCCTGGACAACGTGCTCGCCGTGGCGGGAGCCGCCGGCCAGCATGTCTGGGTGCTGGTGACCGGCCTGGCGGTCTCGGTGCTCCTGATGGGAGCGGCGGCGACCATCGTGGCGAAGTTGCTGGAACGGTATCGGTGGATCGCCTGGATCGGGCTGCTGATCGTTCTCGGCGTCTCGGTCGAGCTGATCTTCAAGGGCAGCCACGAGGTGCTGAACCACATGACTTAA
- the purB gene encoding adenylosuccinate lyase: protein MVPRYTRPAMAAIWAPANRYRIWFEIEALAAEGMARLGEVPEQAARDIRTRGDAALAAFSDEDLARIDAIEAETRHDVIAFLTWLAEKIGPESRFVHLGMTSSDVLDTCFAVQLTQAADLLLEDVDAVLAALKRRAFEHKHTLTIGRSHAIHAEPTSFGLKLAGHYAEFARNRERLLVARAEIATCAISGAVGTFAHVDPRVEEFVADRLGLIPEPVSTQVIPRDRHAAFFCTLAVIASGIERLAVEVRHLQRSEVREVEEFFHPGQKGSSAMPHKRNPVLSENLTGLARLVRSHVVPALENVALWHERDISHSSVERNIGPDATLGLDFALFRLAGMMEKLVIYPEQMLTNLESLGGVVHSGEVLLELARAGISREDAYRIVQRNAMATWTTLGTDGSRSFRQNLDADPEVVGRVSPDLLDRATNAMRHLSALDASFNRVFGEPGPVVA from the coding sequence ATGGTCCCACGCTACACTCGCCCGGCGATGGCCGCGATCTGGGCGCCCGCCAACCGGTACCGCATCTGGTTCGAGATCGAGGCGCTTGCGGCCGAAGGCATGGCCCGGCTGGGCGAGGTGCCCGAGCAGGCCGCCCGCGACATCCGCACCAGAGGCGACGCAGCGCTCGCCGCCTTCTCGGACGAGGATCTGGCCCGGATCGACGCGATCGAGGCCGAGACCCGTCACGACGTCATCGCCTTCCTGACCTGGCTTGCCGAAAAGATTGGGCCCGAGAGCCGGTTCGTGCATCTCGGCATGACCTCGTCGGACGTGCTGGACACCTGCTTTGCGGTCCAGCTGACCCAGGCGGCCGACCTGCTGCTGGAGGATGTCGATGCGGTGCTGGCCGCGCTGAAGCGGCGTGCGTTCGAGCACAAGCACACCCTCACCATTGGCCGCAGCCACGCCATCCATGCCGAGCCGACCAGCTTCGGCCTGAAGCTTGCCGGGCATTACGCCGAGTTCGCGCGCAACCGTGAGCGGCTGCTCGTGGCCCGGGCCGAGATCGCCACCTGCGCGATCTCCGGCGCGGTCGGGACATTCGCCCATGTCGATCCGCGGGTGGAGGAGTTCGTGGCCGACCGCCTCGGCCTGATTCCGGAACCGGTTTCGACCCAGGTGATCCCGCGCGACCGGCATGCGGCGTTCTTCTGCACGCTGGCGGTCATTGCCAGCGGGATCGAGCGGCTGGCGGTCGAGGTCCGGCACCTGCAGCGCTCCGAAGTGCGCGAGGTCGAGGAGTTCTTCCATCCCGGCCAGAAGGGCAGTTCGGCGATGCCGCACAAGCGCAACCCGGTGCTGTCGGAGAACCTGACCGGCCTCGCTCGGCTGGTGCGCAGCCATGTGGTGCCAGCACTGGAGAACGTGGCGCTGTGGCACGAGCGCGACATCAGCCACTCGTCGGTCGAGCGCAATATCGGTCCGGACGCGACGCTCGGGCTGGATTTCGCATTATTCCGGCTGGCCGGGATGATGGAGAAGCTGGTGATCTATCCCGAGCAGATGCTCACCAATCTTGAGAGCCTCGGCGGTGTGGTGCATTCGGGCGAGGTGCTGCTGGAACTGGCACGGGCGGGCATCTCGCGTGAGGATGCCTACCGGATCGTGCAGCGCAACGCGATGGCCACGTGGACCACGCTCGGAACCGACGGGTCACGCAGCTTCAGGCAGAACCTGGACGCCGATCCGGAGGTCGTCGGACGGGTTTCGCCGGACCTGCTCGACCGCGCCACCAACGCGATGCGCCATCTGTCGGCGCTCGATGCGAGCTTCAACCGCGTGTTCGGCGAACCCGGCCCGGTCGTCGCCTGA
- a CDS encoding NRDE family protein, with the protein MCTVIISTTPGEAWPLLLAANRDERLDRPWELPGRYWPDYPNTLGPRDVAGGGTWLAIGDTGVVAAVLNRVGSLGPAPGKRSRGELPLFAVAEPTAESAAEAIAATDAGRYRSYNMIIADRDRAYYLCGLGYGHPEITPLEPGLHMVATAGPDDMTIPRIARHLPRFQAAARPVPPDWGSWTGLLSDRSLPAGSELNIPPRSGFGTSNASLIGLPADRGTVANWMFAAGPPDRNSFESISFAQFA; encoded by the coding sequence GTGTGCACTGTCATTATCTCGACGACCCCCGGCGAAGCGTGGCCGTTGCTTCTCGCCGCCAACCGTGATGAACGGCTCGACCGACCTTGGGAGCTGCCTGGGCGCTACTGGCCCGACTATCCCAATACACTCGGGCCACGGGATGTAGCGGGCGGCGGTACCTGGCTGGCGATCGGCGATACCGGCGTGGTTGCCGCAGTTCTGAATCGCGTGGGCAGCCTCGGCCCGGCTCCGGGCAAGCGTTCGCGTGGCGAGTTGCCGCTGTTCGCGGTTGCCGAACCAACCGCCGAATCGGCAGCCGAGGCGATCGCAGCGACGGATGCCGGTCGCTACCGCTCGTACAACATGATCATCGCCGACCGCGACCGGGCCTACTACCTGTGTGGCCTTGGTTATGGTCATCCCGAGATCACGCCCCTCGAACCCGGACTACACATGGTCGCGACGGCCGGCCCCGATGACATGACGATTCCGAGGATCGCCCGCCACCTGCCACGGTTCCAGGCGGCTGCACGGCCGGTGCCACCCGACTGGGGCAGTTGGACCGGACTGCTCTCCGATCGATCCCTGCCGGCCGGCAGCGAGCTCAATATCCCGCCTCGCTCGGGGTTCGGCACCAGCAACGCCTCGCTGATCGGGTTGCCGGCCGACCGCGGTACCGTCGCCAACTGGATGTTCGCCGCAGGCCCTCCGGACCGGAACTCCTTCGAGTCGATCTCGTTCGCGCAGTTCGCCTGA
- the purC gene encoding phosphoribosylaminoimidazolesuccinocarboxamide synthase → MARRRQLYEGKAKILFEGPEPGTLVQYFKDDATAGNGAKKGIITGKGVLNNRISEHLMLRLHDIGVPTHFVRRLNMREQLIREVEIIPLEVVVRNVAAGSLSKRLGIPEGTRLPRSILEYYYKNDSLNDPMVAEEHITAFGWASTADMDDIVALALRINDFLTGLFLGVGITLVDFKLEFGRLWENEDMRLVLADEISPDNCRLWDTKTSEKLDKDRFRRDMGRVEEAYQEVAKRLGILPEAGNNDMKGPEVMQ, encoded by the coding sequence ATGGCCCGCCGCCGACAGCTCTACGAAGGAAAAGCCAAGATCCTCTTCGAGGGTCCGGAACCGGGCACGCTGGTCCAGTATTTCAAGGACGACGCGACCGCGGGCAACGGCGCCAAGAAGGGCATCATCACCGGCAAGGGTGTGCTGAACAACCGGATCAGCGAGCATCTGATGCTCCGCCTGCACGATATCGGCGTGCCGACCCATTTCGTGCGCCGCCTGAACATGCGCGAGCAGCTCATCCGCGAAGTCGAGATCATTCCGCTCGAGGTCGTGGTGCGCAACGTTGCCGCCGGCAGTCTCAGCAAGCGACTCGGCATTCCCGAGGGTACGCGCCTGCCGCGCTCGATCCTCGAATATTACTACAAGAACGACAGCCTGAACGACCCGATGGTTGCCGAGGAACATATCACCGCGTTCGGATGGGCCTCGACCGCCGACATGGACGACATCGTGGCGCTCGCGCTGCGTATCAACGACTTCCTGACCGGGCTGTTCCTGGGCGTCGGCATCACCCTGGTCGACTTCAAGCTGGAGTTCGGCCGGCTCTGGGAGAACGAGGACATGCGTCTCGTCCTGGCCGACGAGATCAGCCCCGACAATTGCCGCCTGTGGGACACCAAGACCAGCGAGAAGCTGGACAAGGACCGCTTCCGCCGGGACATGGGCCGCGTCGAGGAGGCCTATCAGGAGGTTGCCAAGCGCCTGGGCATCCTTCCCGAAGCGGGCAACAACGACATGAAGGGTCCCGAGGTCATGCAATGA
- the purS gene encoding phosphoribosylformylglycinamidine synthase subunit PurS yields MKVRVTVMLKDGVLDPPGKAIGHALHTLGFPNVGMVRAGRVIELDLDETDPALAKAQADQMGRKLLANLVIETFTTEVVG; encoded by the coding sequence GTGAAGGTTCGCGTCACCGTCATGCTCAAGGACGGGGTCCTGGATCCGCCGGGCAAGGCGATCGGGCATGCGCTGCATACGCTCGGATTTCCCAATGTCGGCATGGTCCGGGCCGGTCGCGTGATCGAACTCGACCTGGACGAGACCGACCCTGCGCTCGCCAAGGCGCAGGCAGACCAGATGGGCCGCAAGCTGCTGGCCAATCTGGTGATCGAAACCTTCACCACCGAGGTAGTCGGATGA
- a CDS encoding Rap1a/Tai family immunity protein, protein MNKLRTTLLLGAIGFAGIAGNTTGAHAQRLTAMQASKFFQACQSRGGQTVCDAYISGLSDGVTLSESSVGKGADGKPLVVPAICVPPTPGAALRSKVLGWLSSHTDRLKGDVGPAVHDALLDLYPCHAGAGK, encoded by the coding sequence ATGAACAAGCTCCGTACGACGCTGCTGCTGGGCGCGATCGGGTTCGCCGGCATTGCAGGCAACACCACCGGCGCCCACGCGCAGCGGCTGACCGCCATGCAGGCATCCAAGTTCTTCCAGGCCTGCCAGTCACGCGGCGGCCAGACCGTGTGCGACGCCTATATCAGCGGCCTGTCCGATGGCGTGACGCTGAGCGAAAGCAGCGTCGGCAAGGGCGCGGATGGCAAGCCTCTGGTGGTCCCGGCGATCTGCGTTCCGCCGACCCCCGGTGCCGCCCTGCGCTCCAAGGTGCTGGGCTGGCTGTCGTCGCATACCGACAGACTGAAGGGCGATGTCGGTCCTGCCGTGCACGACGCCCTCCTCGACCTGTATCCATGCCATGCGGGTGCGGGCAAATAA
- the purQ gene encoding phosphoribosylformylglycinamidine synthase subunit PurQ — protein MKAGIVVFPGTNRERDMAIALKAASGRAPIMLWHRDTELPSLDLVVLPGGFSHGDYLRSGAMAAHAPIMTAVRAFAAAGGHVLGVCNGFQILTEAQMLPGALLRNSGMRFLSHDCILRVERGNTAFTRGWRKGDLFRAPLAHGDGNYAADMDTLDRLEGEGLVAFRYADADGSERNPNGSARSIAGVFSQNLRVCGLMPHPEDLVDPLMGGIDGRPLFDGLVEAFVQ, from the coding sequence ATGAAGGCCGGTATCGTCGTTTTTCCCGGCACCAACCGGGAGCGCGACATGGCGATCGCGCTGAAGGCCGCCTCCGGACGTGCACCGATCATGCTCTGGCACCGGGACACCGAGCTGCCGTCGCTTGATCTGGTCGTGTTGCCGGGTGGGTTCAGCCATGGCGACTATCTGCGCTCCGGCGCGATGGCGGCGCATGCGCCGATCATGACCGCGGTCCGTGCGTTCGCGGCCGCGGGCGGTCATGTGCTCGGCGTCTGCAACGGCTTCCAGATCCTGACCGAGGCGCAGATGCTGCCTGGCGCGCTGCTGCGCAATTCCGGGATGCGCTTCCTGTCGCATGACTGCATTCTGCGTGTGGAACGGGGCAACACCGCATTCACGCGCGGCTGGCGGAAGGGCGACCTGTTTCGCGCACCGCTGGCGCATGGCGACGGCAACTATGCCGCGGATATGGACACGCTGGACCGCCTCGAAGGGGAGGGCCTGGTCGCTTTCCGCTATGCCGACGCCGATGGCTCGGAGCGCAACCCGAACGGCAGTGCACGATCGATCGCCGGCGTGTTCAGCCAGAACCTTCGGGTTTGTGGCCTGATGCCGCATCCGGAGGATCTGGTCGATCCGCTGATGGGCGGGATCGACGGCAGGCCATTGTTCGACGGCCTGGTCGAGGCATTCGTCCAATGA